A single region of the Elusimicrobiota bacterium genome encodes:
- the kdpF gene encoding K(+)-transporting ATPase subunit F, whose amino-acid sequence MTATYWIGGIVSVLLFLYLLAALLKPEIFE is encoded by the coding sequence ATGACCGCCACATATTGGATCGGAGGGATCGTCAGCGTCCTGCTGTTCCTTTACCTCCTTGCCGCCTTGCTCAAGCCGGAGATATTCGAATGA
- a CDS encoding protease complex subunit PrcB family protein — translation MMNKTILMALMLLPSFASAASAWDKISGQNAGVREKLFVVVRSQQEWGALWIKHTGGKPQARPAVDFTKEMVVAVFLGERRTGGYKVEITLMADPLEPKSRVVVFYREVPPAGNSFNVQMVSQPYVMVKIPRKPKVDFEEDGTMSIPELQSAPQSVFSPEEKMHIQKTMDGLQSMAADSQALFK, via the coding sequence ATGATGAATAAGACGATCTTGATGGCGCTGATGCTCCTCCCCTCTTTCGCGTCCGCGGCTTCGGCTTGGGACAAGATCTCCGGACAGAACGCCGGCGTCCGGGAGAAGCTCTTCGTGGTCGTGCGCTCCCAGCAGGAATGGGGCGCCCTCTGGATCAAGCACACCGGCGGCAAGCCCCAGGCCCGGCCGGCCGTCGATTTCACCAAAGAGATGGTGGTGGCCGTGTTCCTGGGCGAGCGCCGCACCGGCGGCTACAAGGTCGAGATCACGCTCATGGCCGACCCGCTGGAGCCCAAGAGCCGCGTGGTGGTCTTCTACCGCGAGGTCCCGCCCGCCGGCAACAGCTTCAACGTGCAGATGGTCTCGCAGCCTTACGTGATGGTCAAGATCCCCCGCAAGCCCAAGGTGGATTTCGAGGAAGACGGGACCATGTCCATCCCCGAACTGCAATCCGCGCCGCAGAGCGTCTTCTCCCCCGAGGAGAAGATGCACATCCAGAAGACCATGGACGGCCTGCAGTCCATGGCCGCGGACTCCCAGGCCCTCTTCAAGTAA
- a CDS encoding PTS sugar transporter subunit IIA, with translation MMLSDLLRPNSVVVPLHVTSREHTVSLLVDALDLPGVPKGGDDLKAAILSREAAGSTGIGNGVAIPHARTAQINSAYLAVARAAQPIDFKSADGNPVTLIFLLAVPAADPKSHLAVLAALSRMALDKKVLRRLNKAASAAEFRAILAELPV, from the coding sequence ATGATGCTCTCAGACCTGCTGCGCCCGAATTCCGTCGTGGTCCCGCTGCACGTCACAAGCCGCGAGCATACTGTCTCGCTACTTGTCGATGCCTTGGACTTGCCGGGAGTTCCCAAAGGTGGCGATGATCTGAAGGCCGCCATCCTCTCCCGCGAGGCCGCCGGCTCCACCGGCATCGGCAACGGTGTCGCCATTCCGCATGCTCGCACGGCTCAGATTAATTCCGCATATTTGGCCGTTGCCCGGGCGGCACAACCCATTGATTTCAAATCCGCGGACGGCAACCCGGTCACATTGATATTTCTGCTGGCCGTGCCAGCCGCTGACCCCAAGTCGCACTTGGCGGTGTTGGCGGCTTTGAGCCGGATGGCGCTGGATAAGAAGGTGTTGCGGCGGCTGAATAAAGCCGCTTCTGCCGCCGAGTTCCGCGCCATCCTCGCTGAACTGCCCGTATAG
- a CDS encoding sensor histidine kinase KdpD: MEPRRPSPEAFLAEARQDQARHGRGRLKVFLGAAPGVGKTYSMLQAAQGRKAEGVDVLIGLVETHGRQETEALLQGLEILPRKSIDHRGVKLTEFDIDGALLRKPALMLIDELAHTNAPGCRHAKRWQDVAELLDRGFDVYSTLNVQHLESLNDVVAQITGVIVQETVPDSVLERADVELVDLPPEELLVRLREGKVYIPEQAARAVESFFKLSNLNALRELSLRATAEGVGVSVEEQRRRQAPGTIWPTAERLLVCVGPGPNSAKLVRAAKRLAAGLRAQWLAVFVESQRQALSEAAHAGAIENLRLAERLGAETLSLSSRDVVEGTLDLARQRNVTKIIVGKTGRPRWLELMTGSVVDDLIRRSGDIDVYVIRGEPGPAAPSPGVLTPRFAPTTEYGVCALAVAVCTAACFGMFPFVSLANLVMVYLLGTLLVATRGHRGPAILSAALGVLAFDFCFVPPRFSLSVSDTQYLLTFLVMFVLALIISQLTVRMRAQAESARLGEMRTAMMHALSRQLASTRGVDAILEVAVRHVAQVFDSEIIALMSGPDGRLEVKAASGAKRELDEKERSVAQWVFDLGQSAGLGTQTLPVVDALYAPLIGAEGSVGVLRVRPRVRERLLIPDQMLLLESFAHQLALALEVDRLQDNAKQAQLDAEKERLRSSLLSSVSHDLRTPLAAIIGSASSLLQSGAQRGDNERELLENIREEGERLSRLVHNLIETTRLTSGNIQLRKEPHSIEDLVGTSLGRVEKSLTGREVATGIPEDLPMVPLDSVLMEQVFVNLLENAARHTPAGTAIALSARLENDSVRIEVADRGPGLAAGEQEQVFEKFYHAKSASAGAGLGLAICRAVVEAHGGKIWAENRAGGGAVFRFTLPLGGAHGRE, encoded by the coding sequence ATGGAACCAAGGCGCCCCTCACCTGAAGCATTCCTGGCCGAGGCCAGACAGGACCAGGCTCGGCACGGCAGAGGCCGCCTCAAGGTATTCCTGGGCGCCGCGCCCGGAGTCGGAAAGACTTACTCCATGCTGCAAGCCGCCCAGGGCAGGAAGGCCGAGGGTGTCGACGTGCTTATCGGCCTGGTCGAGACGCATGGGCGCCAGGAGACCGAGGCCTTGCTCCAGGGGCTGGAGATATTGCCCCGCAAGAGCATCGACCACCGGGGCGTCAAGCTCACGGAATTCGACATCGATGGCGCTCTTTTGCGCAAGCCCGCCCTCATGCTCATCGACGAATTGGCCCACACCAACGCCCCGGGCTGCCGCCACGCCAAACGCTGGCAGGACGTGGCGGAGCTGCTCGACCGGGGCTTCGACGTCTACAGCACCCTCAACGTCCAGCACCTGGAGAGCCTCAACGACGTGGTCGCTCAGATCACGGGCGTGATTGTCCAGGAGACGGTCCCGGATTCCGTGCTGGAGCGCGCCGACGTGGAACTGGTGGACCTGCCGCCGGAGGAACTCCTGGTACGCCTGCGCGAGGGCAAGGTCTACATCCCGGAGCAGGCCGCCCGCGCCGTCGAGAGCTTCTTCAAGCTCTCGAACTTGAACGCCCTGCGCGAACTCTCCCTGCGCGCCACCGCCGAGGGCGTCGGCGTGAGCGTCGAGGAGCAGCGCCGCCGGCAGGCGCCGGGCACGATCTGGCCGACGGCGGAACGCCTGCTGGTCTGCGTGGGCCCCGGGCCCAATTCCGCGAAGCTCGTGCGCGCGGCCAAGCGCTTGGCCGCCGGACTGCGCGCCCAGTGGCTCGCGGTCTTCGTGGAGTCCCAGCGGCAGGCGCTCTCGGAGGCCGCGCACGCCGGCGCCATCGAGAACTTGCGCCTGGCCGAGCGTCTGGGCGCGGAGACCTTGTCCCTGTCCTCACGCGACGTAGTGGAAGGGACTTTGGACCTGGCGCGGCAACGCAACGTCACGAAGATCATCGTAGGCAAGACGGGGCGCCCCCGCTGGCTGGAACTCATGACCGGCAGCGTCGTAGACGATCTCATACGCCGCAGCGGAGATATCGACGTCTACGTGATCCGCGGCGAGCCGGGCCCCGCGGCTCCCTCCCCGGGCGTCCTGACTCCCAGGTTCGCACCGACCACGGAATATGGCGTCTGCGCCTTGGCCGTGGCAGTCTGCACCGCGGCCTGTTTCGGGATGTTCCCCTTCGTCTCCTTGGCGAACCTCGTCATGGTCTATCTCCTCGGCACCCTTCTGGTCGCGACGCGGGGACACCGCGGGCCCGCCATCCTTTCCGCCGCGCTGGGCGTCCTGGCCTTCGACTTCTGCTTCGTGCCGCCTCGGTTCAGCCTCTCGGTCTCGGATACCCAATACCTGCTGACCTTCCTGGTCATGTTCGTCTTGGCCCTGATCATCAGTCAGCTGACCGTGCGCATGCGGGCCCAGGCCGAGTCGGCCCGGCTCGGCGAGATGCGCACGGCCATGATGCACGCCCTGAGCCGCCAGCTCGCCAGCACCCGCGGCGTGGACGCCATCCTGGAGGTGGCCGTGCGCCATGTGGCGCAGGTCTTCGACAGCGAGATCATCGCCTTGATGTCGGGACCGGACGGCCGGCTCGAGGTGAAAGCCGCCTCGGGCGCCAAGCGGGAGCTCGATGAGAAAGAGCGCAGCGTGGCGCAGTGGGTCTTCGACCTCGGCCAGTCGGCGGGGCTGGGCACGCAGACCTTGCCGGTCGTAGACGCGCTCTACGCCCCGCTCATCGGCGCGGAAGGCTCCGTGGGAGTCCTGCGCGTGCGGCCCCGGGTGCGCGAGCGCCTGCTCATCCCGGATCAGATGCTCCTGCTGGAGTCCTTCGCGCACCAGTTGGCCCTGGCGCTCGAAGTCGACCGCCTGCAGGACAACGCCAAGCAGGCCCAACTGGACGCGGAGAAGGAACGCCTGCGCAGTTCGCTGTTGAGCTCGGTGTCCCACGATTTGCGCACGCCTCTTGCGGCCATCATCGGCTCGGCAAGCAGCCTGCTCCAGAGCGGCGCGCAGAGGGGCGATAATGAACGGGAGCTCCTGGAGAATATCCGGGAGGAGGGGGAACGGCTCTCCCGGCTCGTGCACAACCTCATCGAGACCACGCGTCTGACCTCCGGCAATATCCAGTTGCGCAAGGAGCCGCACTCCATCGAGGATCTGGTGGGCACTTCTTTGGGGCGAGTGGAGAAGTCCCTGACCGGACGAGAGGTGGCCACGGGCATCCCCGAGGACCTGCCCATGGTCCCGCTCGACAGCGTGCTGATGGAACAGGTCTTCGTCAATCTGCTGGAGAACGCCGCCCGCCATACCCCGGCCGGCACGGCCATAGCGCTCTCAGCAAGGCTTGAGAATGATTCGGTGCGGATCGAAGTGGCGGACCGCGGCCCCGGCTTGGCGGCAGGCGAGCAGGAGCAGGTGTTCGAGAAGTTCTATCACGCCAAATCAGCCTCGGCCGGGGCCGGCTTGGGCCTCGCCATCTGTCGTGCCGTGGTCGAAGCCCATGGCGGCAAGATCTGGGCGGAGAACCGCGCCGGAGGCGGAGCCGTATTCCGCTTCACACTGCCGCTGGGAGGGGCTCATGGCCGCGAGTGA
- the kdpB gene encoding potassium-transporting ATPase subunit KdpB, whose product MIHTHQPKKLFDPAIVWPAALDSFRKLDPRHQIKNPVMFVVEVGSLLTTGLFFQAWLGHGEASAGFILGISVWLWFTVVFANFAEAMAEGRGKAQAATLRESRQSVFAKKLAGPKRDAAAAKVYSGELRKGDFVLVEAGDIIPMDGEVIEGVASVNEAAITGESAPVIRESGGDRSAVTGGTTVLSDWLVVRVTANPGETFLDQMIAMVEGAKRQKTPNEIALSILLAGMTIIFLLATATLLPYSLFSVGAAGRGSAVTVTALVALLVCLIPTTIGGLLAAIGIAGMDRMIQANVIATSGRAVEAAGDVDVLLLDKTGTITLGNRQAVAFLPAQGVTTETLADAAQIASLSDETPEGRSIVVLAKDKYGIRERRIHDLGAAFIPFSAQTRMSGVDLHDGRNIRKGATDAIAAYVKERGGSMSAEVTASVERIAKDGGTPLVVADRQQVLGVIHLKDIVKGGIRERFAQLRAMGIKTVMITGDNAMTAAAIAAEAGVDDFLAQATPEAKLELIREAQRGGRLVAMAGDGTNDAPALAQADVAVAMNAGTQAAKEAGNMVDLDSNPTKLIEIVEIGKQLLITRGALTTFSVANDVSKYFAIIPAAFAGTYPALKVLNIMHLSTPESAILSAVIFNALVIILLIPLALKGVRYRAVPAVRLLRDHILIYGVGGIIAPFVGIKLIDMLLVALHLI is encoded by the coding sequence ATGATCCATACGCACCAGCCGAAGAAGCTGTTCGATCCCGCCATCGTCTGGCCGGCGGCCCTGGATTCCTTCCGCAAGCTCGATCCCCGCCACCAGATCAAGAATCCCGTCATGTTCGTGGTGGAAGTGGGAAGCCTGCTCACGACGGGCCTCTTCTTCCAAGCCTGGCTCGGCCATGGCGAAGCCTCGGCCGGCTTCATCCTGGGCATCTCGGTCTGGCTGTGGTTCACCGTGGTCTTCGCGAATTTCGCCGAGGCCATGGCCGAGGGCCGCGGCAAGGCCCAGGCCGCCACCTTGCGCGAGTCGCGACAGAGCGTCTTCGCCAAGAAGCTCGCAGGGCCCAAGCGCGACGCCGCTGCGGCGAAGGTCTATTCCGGCGAGCTGCGCAAGGGCGATTTCGTGCTCGTCGAGGCCGGAGACATCATCCCCATGGACGGCGAGGTCATCGAGGGCGTGGCCTCGGTCAACGAGGCGGCCATCACCGGGGAGAGCGCCCCGGTCATCCGCGAGAGCGGCGGCGACCGCAGCGCGGTGACCGGCGGGACCACGGTGCTCTCGGACTGGCTGGTGGTGCGCGTCACGGCCAATCCCGGGGAGACCTTCCTCGACCAGATGATCGCCATGGTGGAAGGAGCCAAGAGGCAGAAGACCCCCAACGAGATCGCCCTGAGCATACTCCTCGCGGGCATGACCATCATCTTCCTCCTGGCCACCGCGACCTTGCTGCCCTATTCGCTCTTCAGCGTGGGCGCGGCCGGCCGGGGCAGCGCGGTCACCGTGACCGCTTTGGTGGCGCTTTTGGTCTGCCTGATCCCCACCACCATCGGCGGGCTCTTGGCCGCCATCGGCATAGCGGGCATGGACCGGATGATCCAGGCCAACGTCATCGCCACGTCCGGCCGCGCGGTGGAGGCGGCGGGCGACGTGGACGTGCTCCTGCTCGACAAGACCGGGACCATCACGCTGGGCAACCGGCAGGCCGTGGCTTTCCTGCCGGCCCAGGGCGTGACGACCGAAACGCTGGCTGACGCGGCGCAGATAGCCTCGCTGTCGGACGAGACGCCGGAAGGCCGCAGCATCGTGGTCCTGGCCAAGGACAAATACGGCATCCGCGAGCGCCGCATCCACGACCTGGGCGCGGCCTTCATCCCATTCTCGGCCCAGACCCGCATGAGCGGCGTGGACCTCCACGACGGGCGTAATATCCGCAAAGGCGCGACGGACGCCATCGCCGCTTACGTCAAGGAACGGGGCGGCAGCATGTCCGCCGAGGTCACGGCCAGCGTGGAGCGCATCGCCAAGGACGGCGGCACGCCCTTGGTCGTCGCGGACCGCCAGCAGGTCCTGGGAGTCATCCACCTCAAAGACATCGTCAAGGGCGGCATCCGGGAGCGCTTCGCCCAACTGCGGGCCATGGGCATCAAGACCGTGATGATCACCGGCGACAATGCCATGACCGCGGCAGCCATCGCGGCCGAGGCCGGCGTGGACGACTTCCTCGCGCAGGCCACGCCCGAGGCCAAGCTCGAACTCATCCGCGAGGCCCAGCGCGGCGGACGCCTGGTGGCCATGGCCGGAGACGGCACCAACGACGCCCCGGCCCTGGCGCAGGCGGACGTGGCCGTGGCCATGAACGCGGGCACGCAGGCGGCCAAGGAAGCGGGCAACATGGTGGACCTCGACTCCAACCCCACCAAGCTCATCGAGATCGTGGAGATCGGCAAGCAGCTTTTGATCACGCGAGGAGCCCTGACCACCTTCAGCGTGGCCAACGACGTGTCAAAGTACTTCGCCATCATCCCGGCCGCCTTCGCCGGCACTTATCCCGCCTTGAAGGTGCTTAACATCATGCATCTGTCCACGCCCGAGAGCGCCATCCTCTCGGCCGTGATCTTCAATGCCCTCGTCATCATCCTGCTCATCCCTCTGGCCCTCAAGGGAGTCCGCTACCGTGCCGTGCCCGCGGTCCGTCTCCTGCGGGACCATATCCTCATCTACGGGGTGGGCGGCATCATCGCGCCCTTCGTCGGCATCAAGCTCATCGACATGCTGCTCGTGGCGCTGCATCTCATATAG
- a CDS encoding hexose kinase, with protein sequence MILVLSLNTALDKTLLLGRLARGRRHLPAQNLDLAGGKGVNAARALRRLGRQARVLGLLAGHTGRHIAGLLADEGVPADWVWLPRGESRTCLTVVHGGMLPTEINEAGPAVPRASLARLEALLRRRLKGCRFLLLCGRLPPGVPADYYGRLIRLARSRGVPTALDASAPALAPGLAAGPDLVKPNAVELAELGLSARPRHWKASLERLGAMGAKEVFVTLGPLGALMKTGSQALHASGPRFRGCPLGSGDTFLAAAVHGLLAGWPAERRLAFAVAAASANVRTLGAGVFLKKHLRALLPKVRVRRLQA encoded by the coding sequence ATGATCCTGGTCCTGAGCCTCAACACCGCGCTCGACAAGACCCTGCTCCTGGGGCGCTTGGCTCGCGGCCGGCGCCATCTCCCCGCGCAGAACCTGGACCTGGCCGGGGGCAAGGGCGTCAACGCGGCGCGCGCCCTGCGGCGGCTGGGCCGCCAGGCCCGCGTGCTGGGACTGCTGGCCGGCCACACCGGGCGGCACATCGCCGGGCTGCTGGCCGACGAAGGCGTGCCCGCGGATTGGGTCTGGCTGCCGCGCGGCGAGTCCCGGACCTGCCTGACCGTGGTCCACGGCGGCATGCTGCCGACCGAGATCAACGAGGCGGGTCCGGCCGTGCCGCGGGCCAGCCTGGCGCGCCTGGAGGCTTTGCTGCGCCGGCGCTTAAAGGGCTGCCGCTTCCTTCTGCTCTGCGGCCGCCTTCCGCCGGGGGTCCCGGCGGACTACTACGGCCGGCTCATCCGTCTGGCGCGCAGCCGGGGAGTCCCGACCGCCCTGGACGCGAGCGCGCCGGCTCTGGCCCCGGGCCTGGCCGCCGGCCCGGACCTGGTCAAGCCCAATGCCGTGGAGCTCGCGGAGCTGGGCCTTTCCGCGCGGCCGAGACACTGGAAAGCCTCCTTGGAGCGCCTCGGCGCTATGGGCGCCAAGGAGGTGTTCGTGACCTTGGGCCCTTTGGGAGCTTTAATGAAGACCGGGTCCCAGGCCCTGCACGCTTCAGGGCCCAGGTTCCGGGGCTGCCCCCTGGGTTCCGGGGACACCTTCCTAGCCGCCGCGGTGCACGGCCTGTTGGCGGGCTGGCCTGCCGAGCGCAGGCTCGCTTTCGCGGTAGCGGCCGCTTCCGCCAACGTGCGCACCCTCGGCGCGGGCGTATTCCTTAAGAAGCACCTCCGCGCGCTCCTGCCCAAGGTCCGGGTCCGGCGGCTCCAGGCCTAG
- a CDS encoding MCP four helix bundle domain-containing protein: protein MTMKPGLKFSIWMAVGVVIQLGIMLVIFHFHKEQNPAEQLARQARRIALVGQMRSALASSAEAEKSAVMATTDQDSQTFAAQSRSATSALVRTRQELLGLLQASGSKDEEELLERFSRAFTELQRVDKELLDLAVQNTNLKAYSLAFGPAAEALKGMDAALLRVVTPNAEGASAEARRIVLLANDARIRALRIQTLLPPHIAEESPRKMGDLETLMAIEDREVRKDLDSLAVLLKAGRNPNLKAAASCYGQFSGLKTQILKLSRANTNVRSLAISLNQKRKVTSVCQDALAALEQAIQQEPIAAAPANPR, encoded by the coding sequence ATGACAATGAAGCCCGGCCTTAAGTTCTCCATCTGGATGGCTGTTGGAGTCGTGATCCAACTGGGGATCATGCTGGTGATCTTTCATTTCCACAAGGAGCAGAATCCCGCGGAGCAACTCGCCCGCCAAGCCAGGCGGATCGCATTAGTGGGGCAGATGCGCTCGGCTCTGGCTTCGTCCGCCGAGGCGGAAAAGAGCGCCGTCATGGCCACGACCGATCAGGACTCGCAGACGTTCGCGGCGCAATCCCGGTCGGCCACGTCGGCGCTGGTGCGCACACGCCAGGAGTTGCTCGGACTGCTGCAGGCGAGCGGCTCGAAGGACGAAGAGGAACTGCTGGAGCGATTCTCCCGCGCGTTCACCGAGCTTCAGCGCGTCGACAAAGAGTTGTTGGACTTGGCGGTGCAGAACACCAACCTCAAGGCTTACAGCCTCGCCTTTGGTCCGGCCGCCGAGGCCCTCAAGGGAATGGACGCGGCGCTTCTCCGCGTCGTGACCCCCAATGCCGAAGGCGCATCCGCCGAGGCCAGGCGAATCGTCCTGCTGGCCAACGATGCGCGGATCAGAGCTTTGCGCATCCAGACTTTGCTGCCGCCGCACATCGCCGAGGAGAGCCCCCGGAAGATGGGCGACCTGGAAACCCTGATGGCGATCGAGGACCGCGAAGTACGCAAAGATCTGGATAGTCTGGCCGTTCTCCTCAAGGCCGGCAGGAACCCCAATCTTAAGGCCGCCGCGTCATGCTACGGTCAGTTCAGCGGTTTGAAAACGCAGATCCTCAAGCTTTCCCGAGCGAACACCAATGTCCGGTCTCTCGCCATCTCCCTGAATCAGAAACGCAAGGTGACGTCGGTCTGTCAGGATGCGTTGGCCGCCTTGGAGCAAGCCATCCAGCAGGAACCCATCGCCGCTGCCCCCGCCAACCCGCGATAG
- the kdpC gene encoding potassium-transporting ATPase subunit KdpC, which produces MFIRQLKTAILALAVLSALTGLIYPLAVTAVAQLCLARQANGSFLLREGKPAGSQLIGQPFDDPKFFWGRLSATDVPYNASNSSGSNLGPLNPALLKAVQARIQALKDADRGNTDPIPVDLVTASASGLDPHISPAAAYYQARRVAGHRGIPEEDIRLLIERHTQGRWLGILGEPAVNVLELNLELNNMHKSG; this is translated from the coding sequence ATGTTCATCAGACAATTGAAGACCGCGATCCTGGCCCTGGCCGTCCTGTCGGCTTTGACCGGGCTCATCTACCCGCTCGCCGTCACCGCCGTGGCGCAGCTGTGCCTGGCCCGGCAGGCCAACGGGAGCTTTTTGCTGCGAGAGGGCAAGCCGGCAGGCTCCCAGCTCATAGGCCAGCCCTTCGATGACCCGAAATTCTTCTGGGGACGCCTCTCGGCCACGGACGTGCCATACAACGCCTCCAATTCCTCAGGCTCGAACCTCGGCCCTCTCAATCCCGCTTTGCTCAAGGCGGTGCAGGCGCGCATCCAGGCGCTCAAGGACGCGGACCGCGGCAACACGGACCCGATCCCAGTGGACTTGGTCACGGCTTCGGCCAGCGGCCTGGACCCGCACATCAGCCCGGCAGCCGCGTATTATCAGGCCCGCCGGGTGGCCGGTCATCGCGGCATCCCCGAGGAGGATATACGGCTCCTCATCGAGCGGCACACCCAAGGCCGGTGGCTCGGCATCCTTGGCGAACCGGCGGTCAACGTCCTGGAATTGAATCTCGAATTGAATAATATGCATAAAAGCGGTTGA
- the kdpA gene encoding potassium-transporting ATPase subunit KdpA: MNANNLLQCAVYLAALLALSKPLGTYMARVYEGRAPGLGRALGPIERLIYRLCGTNPDEEMSWQTYALAMLLLNAAGIFAVYLIQRVQQHLPLNPMHLGPVAPDSSFNTAVSFVTNTNWQDYTGETTMSYLTQMLALTVQNFLSAATGIAVAVALIRGFARKQMQTIGNFWVDMVRTTLYILLPMSAVFAIVLVWQGSPQTLKPSATIPLLQATKDANGKAVSEQIIALGPVASQEAIKMLGTNGGGYFNANSAHPFENPTPLTNFLETVGLLLIGAALCHVFGQMVGDKRQGWALLAAMTIIFVPLMWFCVVMEQRGNPAFSPLGVDQAASALQPGGNMEGKEARFGIADTAVFATATTAASCGAVDSMHDSFTPLGGMVPLFMMQLGEVVYGGVGSGLYGMLLYAIIAVFLAGLMVGRTPEYLGKKIEAYEMKMASIGVLVTPSVVLVGTAIGVLTAAGKAGIANPGPHGFSEILYAFTSATNNNGSAFAGLSVNTLFYNVILALAMFLGRFWIALPVLAIAGSLARKKHVPESAGTLPTHTPLFVFFLVGIVIFVGALTYFPALALGPIAENLMMLGS, from the coding sequence ATGAACGCCAACAACCTCCTGCAGTGCGCCGTGTACTTGGCCGCGCTCCTGGCGCTGTCCAAGCCCCTCGGGACCTACATGGCTCGCGTCTATGAGGGCCGCGCCCCGGGCCTAGGGCGTGCGTTGGGTCCCATCGAGCGGCTCATCTATCGCCTCTGCGGCACCAATCCAGACGAGGAGATGTCCTGGCAGACCTATGCCTTGGCCATGCTGCTTTTGAACGCCGCGGGGATCTTCGCGGTCTATCTCATCCAGCGCGTCCAGCAGCATCTGCCTTTGAACCCCATGCACCTGGGCCCGGTAGCCCCGGACTCTTCCTTCAATACCGCGGTCAGCTTCGTCACGAACACGAACTGGCAGGACTATACCGGCGAGACCACCATGAGCTATCTCACCCAGATGCTCGCGCTCACGGTGCAGAATTTCCTCTCCGCGGCCACCGGAATCGCGGTGGCGGTCGCCCTCATCCGGGGGTTCGCGCGCAAACAGATGCAGACCATCGGCAATTTCTGGGTGGATATGGTGCGCACCACGCTCTACATACTCCTGCCCATGTCCGCGGTCTTCGCCATCGTCCTGGTCTGGCAGGGCTCGCCCCAGACGCTCAAGCCCAGCGCCACGATCCCGCTCCTGCAGGCGACCAAGGACGCCAACGGCAAGGCCGTGAGCGAGCAGATCATCGCCCTGGGACCCGTGGCCTCCCAGGAAGCCATCAAGATGCTCGGCACCAACGGCGGAGGCTATTTCAACGCGAACTCCGCGCATCCTTTCGAGAACCCGACGCCCCTGACTAATTTCCTAGAAACGGTGGGGCTCCTCCTCATCGGCGCGGCGCTGTGCCACGTCTTCGGCCAAATGGTCGGGGACAAGCGCCAAGGCTGGGCCCTTTTAGCGGCCATGACGATCATCTTCGTGCCCCTGATGTGGTTCTGCGTGGTCATGGAACAGCGGGGCAATCCCGCTTTCTCCCCGCTGGGCGTGGACCAGGCCGCCTCGGCCCTGCAGCCCGGCGGAAACATGGAGGGCAAGGAAGCCCGGTTCGGCATCGCGGACACGGCCGTCTTCGCCACCGCGACCACCGCGGCGTCCTGCGGAGCGGTCGACTCTATGCACGACTCGTTCACCCCGCTCGGGGGCATGGTCCCCCTGTTCATGATGCAGTTGGGCGAGGTGGTCTACGGCGGGGTGGGCTCCGGGCTCTACGGGATGCTCCTCTATGCCATCATCGCGGTGTTTCTGGCCGGGCTTATGGTCGGCCGCACGCCGGAGTACCTGGGCAAGAAGATCGAAGCCTACGAGATGAAGATGGCTTCCATCGGCGTCCTGGTCACGCCCTCGGTCGTGCTGGTCGGGACCGCGATCGGCGTGCTGACGGCCGCGGGCAAAGCCGGCATTGCCAACCCCGGCCCGCACGGGTTCAGCGAGATCCTTTACGCCTTCACCTCCGCGACCAACAACAACGGCAGCGCCTTCGCCGGGCTCTCGGTCAACACGCTGTTCTACAACGTCATCCTGGCTCTGGCCATGTTCCTAGGCCGCTTCTGGATCGCGCTGCCGGTGCTGGCCATCGCCGGGTCCTTGGCGCGCAAGAAGCATGTGCCGGAGAGCGCCGGGACCTTGCCCACGCACACCCCGCTGTTCGTCTTCTTCTTGGTGGGAATCGTCATCTTCGTGGGCGCTCTCACCTACTTCCCGGCGCTGGCCTTGGGGCCGATCGCGGAGAATCTCATGATGCTCGGGAGCTGA